The Mesorhizobium loti DNA segment CGCACGCGCGATCGCCACACGCTGGCGCTCGCCGCCCGAAAGCTGCGCCGGCGGCTTGTGCAGGATGTGGCCGATATGCAGCTTGGCCGCGACGTCGGCGACCCGCTTTTTGATCTGGAGCTCGGCAACGCCGCGTTCGACCAGCGGAAAGCGCACATTGTCGAGCGCGCTCATATGCGGGAACAGCGCGAGGTTCTGGAACACCATCGCCACATTGCGCTCGGCCGGCGACATCGCGTTGACCGGTCTGCCGCCGATAAGGATTTCGCCGGCGTCCGGGCTCTCCAGCCCGAGCACCAGGCGCAGGATCGTCGACTTGCCCGACAGCGGCGGCCCGAAGAAGCAGAAGAACTCGTTGTCGTTGACCGTGAACGACGCATCGTCGACGGCGAGCGTCTTGCCGTAGCGCTTGGTGACATTGCGAAAGACGATGTCGGCCATGGCTCAACCCACCCTCATCGCAAGGCCGCTGGCGGCGTCGAAAATGCGCACGGACGATGCCGCGGGCGCGACGACCGCGGTTTGCCCGATCGAGAGCCCGACATCATTGTCAAAGACCGCTTTGACAGCGCCCTCGCCCTGGCCGAGATGGACAATGGTGCGCGCACCAATGCGCTCGACGAAAGTGACAGGCATGGCAAGCCCGCGCCCATCTTGCGCCAGCGCCACTTGCTCCGGCCGGAAGCCGTAAAGCACATCGCCGCGTGCGCCCCGCAAGGTCGCCGCCAGTCCATCCGGCAGCGGCGGCGTGATGCCCAGCGGGCCGAGATCGACGACCAGCCCACGATCACTTTCCGCCGGTTTGCCCTTGAGCAGGTTCATGCCGGGCGCGCCGATGAAGCGGGCGACGAAGACATTGGCCGGATTGTTGTAGACTTCGAGCGGCGTGCCGACCTGTTGCAGCACGCCATGGTCCATGACGGCGATGCGGTCGGCCATGGTCATGGCTTCGAGCTGGTCGTGGGTGACGTAGACCATGGTCTGCTTGAACTGGCGCTGCAGCTGTTTCAGTTCGGTGCGCATGACAGCCCGGAATGCCGCGTCGACATTGGACAGCGGCTCATCGAGCAGGAAGATCGCCGGCTCCATGATCGCCGAGCGGCCGATCGCCACGCGCTGCAAGACGTTGACCGACAGCCGGTCGGCCTTGCGGTCGAGCAGCAGCGTCAGTTGCAGCAGCTCGGCGATGGCGCCGACGCGGCGGTCGATCTCGGCTTTCGCCGCACCGCGCATCTTCGGCCCGTAGGCAAGGTTCTGGCGTACGCTCATATGGGTGAAGATGGCATAGTTCTGGAAGACGAAGCCGACGCCGCGCCGGCCCATCGGCACGCCGGCCATGTCGCGTTCGCCAAACAGGATCCTGCCGCTGGTCGGCTCTTCCATGCCGGCGATCATGTTCATCGTCGTCGACTTGCCGCAGCCGGACGGCCCGAGCAGCGCCATGAACTCGCCATCCGCTATGTCGAGGTCCATGGTCTTCAGTGCGGTGAAGTCGCCGAATGTCTTGGTGAGGTTACGCAGCTGGATGGCGCTCATGCCGCAACCTCCCTCGCCCGCGCCATGCGCTTCATGGCGAACACGGCAACGATGGAGAGCACGATCAGGATGGCCAGCGCGATCGCCGCCACATAGCCCCAGATCAGGTCTTGCGTGGTGACCTTGTAGATGTAGACGGAGATCGTTTCTGTGGCGACGCCGGGACCGCCGCCGGTCATGATATAGAGCGTGTCGAAGATCTTGAAGTTCTCGATTACCCGGATCGCCAGCGCGATGATGATGATGGTCTTCATCTTCGGCAGCACGATGGTGACGAAGCGCTGCCACGGATTGGCGCCGAGCAAGGTCGCCGCCTTGATCTGGTCCTCCGGCACGCCGACCAGGCCGGCCAGCAGGATCAGGAACATCAGCGGCGTCCACTGCCAGATGTCGGCGATCATCACCGCGATAAGCGCCAGGGTTGGGTCCGACAGCCAGGCGATGGTGACGGGAGAACCGGTAAGCGAAGACAGGATGTCGTTCACTGGGCCGCCAGACTGGAACAGCATAAAGAACATGTAGCCGGCCACCGCCGGCACCACCATCATCGGCATCAGCAGGATCGAATAGAAGATGCGCTTGCCCGGAAAATCGTCGGCGAACAGCGTCGCCAGCGCGAGGCCCAGCAGGAACTCCGCCGGCACGCAGACGAGCATGACGATCGCCGTGCGCTTCAGTGCGCTCCAGAAGCGGGCATCGGCGGCGAGATCGGTGTAGTTGGCGAAACTGTTCCACATCTCCCAGGCATTCCACCAGCCGAGACCCGAAAGCGGCGACCAGTCGGTGACGCTGATGTAGAGCTGCATCAGAAGTGGAAAGGCCGAAATGAACAGCACCAGGACCTGCGCCGGCAGCGTCAGCCGGAAGCCCAGCCGGGCGCCTTCGTCGCGCAGGGCGGGCTTCGCAAGCGCGGCGCCCATGTCGTCCTCCGAACCAGTCACGGTCACCGCGCTCATTGCTTGAGCGCCCCAAAAGTCAGCCCGCGCACCAGATGGCGTTGGATGGCGATGCCCATGATGACCGGAGGGACGGCGGCGATCAGGCCGAGCGCCGCCTTGGCGCCATAGAGCTGGCCGGTCATCGAGGACGACAGCGAGGCCATGTAAACGGGGATGGTCACCCATTCGCGCGTCGTCAAAAGCAGCGCGATCAGATAGTCCGACCAGTTGAGGATGAAGACGAACAGGGCGGCACTGGCGAGCGGCGCGCGCATCATCGGCAGCGTGATGCGGGTGAAGACGCGCAGCCGCGAACAGCCCTCGACAAGTGCTGCTTCCTCGATCTCGCGCGGCATGTCGTCGAAGAAGGTCTTCATCAGCCAGAAGGCGAACGGCAGAGTGACGATGCCGTAGATCAGCGCCAGGCCCCACCAGCTGTCGGTGAAGTTCAGGAAGGCCCACATGATCATGACAGGGATCATCACCGCCATCGGCGGAAACAGCCGCAACTGGATCAGCGCCAGCGGCAGGTTCTGGCCGGAGCCGAAACGCGACAGCCCGTAGGCCGCCGC contains these protein-coding regions:
- a CDS encoding permease component of ABC-type sugar transporter, translated to MSAVTVTGSEDDMGAALAKPALRDEGARLGFRLTLPAQVLVLFISAFPLLMQLYISVTDWSPLSGLGWWNAWEMWNSFANYTDLAADARFWSALKRTAIVMLVCVPAEFLLGLALATLFADDFPGKRIFYSILLMPMMVVPAVAGYMFFMLFQSGGPVNDILSSLTGSPVTIAWLSDPTLALIAVMIADIWQWTPLMFLILLAGLVGVPEDQIKAATLLGANPWQRFVTIVLPKMKTIIIIALAIRVIENFKIFDTLYIMTGGGPGVATETISVYIYKVTTQDLIWGYVAAIALAILIVLSIVAVFAMKRMARAREVAA
- a CDS encoding ABC transporter; this translates as MSAIQLRNLTKTFGDFTALKTMDLDIADGEFMALLGPSGCGKSTTMNMIAGMEEPTSGRILFGERDMAGVPMGRRGVGFVFQNYAIFTHMSVRQNLAYGPKMRGAAKAEIDRRVGAIAELLQLTLLLDRKADRLSVNVLQRVAIGRSAIMEPAIFLLDEPLSNVDAAFRAVMRTELKQLQRQFKQTMVYVTHDQLEAMTMADRIAVMDHGVLQQVGTPLEVYNNPANVFVARFIGAPGMNLLKGKPAESDRGLVVDLGPLGITPPLPDGLAATLRGARGDVLYGFRPEQVALAQDGRGLAMPVTFVERIGARTIVHLGQGEGAVKAVFDNDVGLSIGQTAVVAPAASSVRIFDAASGLAMRVG
- a CDS encoding ABC-type sugar transport system, permease component; this translates as MKRSVPFEIFRYAAILAAMAVTLVPILWMVSMALKPIAEWSATGAELTWWPKNPTLSNFRFVFGESTNSLIVALDRTALKPILSSLLSAVFGTAIAMSAGTAAAYGLSRFGSGQNLPLALIQLRLFPPMAVMIPVMIMWAFLNFTDSWWGLALIYGIVTLPFAFWLMKTFFDDMPREIEEAALVEGCSRLRVFTRITLPMMRAPLASAALFVFILNWSDYLIALLLTTREWVTIPVYMASLSSSMTGQLYGAKAALGLIAAVPPVIMGIAIQRHLVRGLTFGALKQ